Proteins encoded in a region of the Prunus persica cultivar Lovell chromosome G4, Prunus_persica_NCBIv2, whole genome shotgun sequence genome:
- the LOC18780434 gene encoding regulatory protein NPR3, whose protein sequence is MANSSEPSSSLSFTSSSHISNGSISHNFSSSGSESVPSLEVISLSKLSSNLEQLLVDSGCDYSDADIIVEGISVGVHRCILASRSSFFRDLFKQKKGSSGKESRSKYCISDLLPYGDVRYEAFLVFLSYVYTGKLKPSPMEVSTCVHNVCAHDACRPAINFVVELMYASSIFQMPDLVSIFQRRLLNFVGKALADDVIPILVVALHCQLSQLITQCIERVARSDIDSISLEKELPDEVIEKIKILRRNSQQDCDPNMPAVDPLHEKRIRRIHKALDSDDVELVKLLLSESAITLDEANALHYAAAYCDPKVVTEVLGLGLADVNLRNSRGYTVLHIAVMRKEPSIIVLLLTKGACASELTSDGQSAVSICRRLTRPKDYHSKTEQGQEANKDRICIDVLEREMRRNPMAGVTSISSQIMPDDLHMKLLNLENRVAFARLLFPAEAKLAMVIAHAETTSEFAGRSSSKGSSGNLMEVDLNETPTVQNKRLHSRLEALMKTVDLGRCYFPHCSEVLDKFIEDDLPDLFYLEMGTSDEQKIKRMRFMELKEEVHKAFNKDKAELNLSGLSSSSSTSSPKKLGATQKVRKL, encoded by the exons ATGGCTAATTCATCTGAACCATCATCCTCTTTGAGCTTTACTTCATCATCCCATATATCAAATGGTTCAATAAGCCACAACTTTTCTTCCTCTGGTTCTGAATCTGTGCCTAGTCTTGAAGTCATCAGTTTGAGCAAGCTTAGTTCTAATTTGGAGCAGCTCTTGGTTGATTCTGGCTGTGATTATAGTGATGCTGATATCATAGTTGAGGGGATTTCTGTTGGCGTTCACCGATGTATATTGGCTTCTAGGAGTAGTTTTTTCCGCGATCTATTCAAGCAAAAAAAGGGGTCTTCTGGGAAGGAAAGCAGATCAAAGTACTGTATCAGTGATTTGCTGCCTTATGGCGATGTTAGATATGAAGCcttcttggtttttttgaGCTATGTGTATACTGGAAAGTTGAAGCCTTCTCCCATGGAGGTGTCAACCTGTGTTCACAATGTATGTGCCCATGACGCGTGTAGACCTGCTATTAATTTCGTCGTGGAGTTGATGTACGCTTCTTCCATTTTCCAAATGCCTGATCTGGTTTCGATATTCCAG CGAcgccttcttaattttgttgggAAAGCTCTGGCAGACGATGTTATCCCAATCCTTGTAGTTGCTTTACATTGTCAGTTGAGTCAGCTCATCACTCAGTGTATAGAGAGAGTGGCACGATCGGATATTGATAGCATCTCTCTTGAGAAGGAACTTCCTGATGAGGTTattgagaaaattaaaattcttcGCCGCAATTCTCAGCAAGACTGTGACCCAAACATGCCAGCAGTGGACCCTTTGCATGAAAAGAGAATCAGGAGAATACATAAGGCATTGGACTCAGATGATGTTGAACTTGTGAAACTTCTTTTAAGTGAGTCTGCTATAACCTTAGATGAAGCCAATGCTCTCCATTATGCTGCGGCTTACTGCGATCCTAAGGTTGTGACTGAAGTGCTTGGTCTGGGTCTAGCTGATGTTAACCTCCGGAATTCTCGGGGTTACACAGTACTTCACATTGCTGTGATGCGCAAAGAGCCATCAATTATAGTATTGCTTCTGACTAAAGGAGCTTGTGCATCAGAGCTGACATCAGATGGTCAGAGTGCTGTTAGTATTTGCCGGAGGTTGACAAGGCCGAAGGATTATCATTCAAAAACAGAGCAGGGGCAAGAAGCAAACAAGGACCGAATATGCATTGATGTTCTAGAGAGGGAAATGCGTAGGAATCCGATGGCTGGAGTTACATCAATATCTTCCCAAATAATGCCTGATGATCTGCACATGAAATTGCTGAACCTGGAGAATAGAG TGGCATTTGCGCGATTGTTATTCCCGGCTGAGGCCAAGCTAGCTATGGTCATTGCCCATGCTGAGACAACCTCTGAGTTTGCTGGGCGCTCTTCATCAAAAGGCTCAAGTGGGAATTTGATGGAGGTTGATTTAAATGAGACTCCCACTGTGCAGAACAAAAGACTCCATTCTAGGTTGGAAGCCCTAATGAAAACAG TCGATTTGGGTAGATGCTATTTCCCTCATTGCTCGGAAGTCCTGGATAAATTCATTGAGGACGACCTTCCTGATTTGTTCTACCTTGAGATGGGCACCTCTGACGAGCAGAAAATAAAGAGGATGCGTTTCATGGAGCTTAAGGAGGAAGTACACAAGGCCTTTAACAAGGACAAGGCTGAGTTGAACCTCTCTGGGTTGTCTTCATCATCCTCCACGTCGTCTCCGAAAAAACTTGGTGCAACTCAAAAAGTTAGGAAATTGTGA
- the LOC18781004 gene encoding putative E3 ubiquitin-protein ligase LIN isoform X1, giving the protein MSSLQELLTDERLELGKKYPKSPKPVKHRERVAPDESIALLPIYICHGRKSYDFSNHEAQKPAMRKGSSRRVSSTSERSNSKSLVSESSRTNEPAIDEVATRAVISILSGCAGRYIKDEAFRETIWEKCSCCLVRKKKDEDNEIFANLELGIESINKLVEDQWSSNKELRKKTIRNSIRVLSIVASLNSSKSKNGSTCGTPNSHLSACAQLYLAIAYKIEKNDPVSARHLLQVFCDSPVLARTHLLPDLWEHFFLPHLLHVKIWYAREADVLSNSEDPEREKKMKAITKVYNDQMDMGTTQFALYYKEWLKVGVEAPPPVPPNIPLPSISSCRSSRRRSSDSYTSHSSLNKNLYRAIFGPTLERRSLDLLYDRNGVSNATWGLHEEEGNQWADEDNYSNLSYVHRGGRTGRRSSSQNHRNPKTEFWPEPETQKSDYFGFFRCQNGPTECLVNRNLIVKNNSIRKEDNSHLPSSNLSSAISTIYSSDNLMDCEIAIRVITKAWLDSHGDPVIEAELAKAPVIQGMLEVLFVSTDDEILELVISVLAEFVARNEMNRHNILNSDPQLEIFMRLLRSSGLFLKAAILLYLLKPKAKQMISVDWVALVLRVLEFGDQLQTLFRVQCSPQVAALYLLDQLLTGFDEDRNLENARQVVSLGGLSLLVTQIERGDTHERNNIASIISCCVRADGSCRNYLADFLNKASLLELIILGNGSNSTGSAVALLIEILCLSRRKKINEILDGLKEGYGGFNTMQILLVHLQRAAPEERPLIAAILLQLDLMFPYGVAVLLQGDPFRSSVYREEAIEAIIAALNCQTCHEKVQERSASALLMLGGWFSYTGEASTEHRLLQQAGFSYWPRASYHFKENVMDGFVHSNEDGEATENWQRKAAIVLFKSGNKKLLVALSDSIANGIPSLARASLVTVSWMSSFLSTVGDENLRNMACSILVPQLLESLNYDKDVEERVLASYSLLSLAKSSAHEYVPMVSSLDKELVSKLKNLSLVTWTANELISIITSN; this is encoded by the exons ATGTCCTCCTTACAAGAATTGCTCACAGATGAAAGACTAGAACTTGGAAAAAAGTAcccaaaaagcccaaaaccaGTGAAACACAGAGAAAGAGTTGCACCAGATGAATCTATAGCTCTGCTGCCTATATACATCTGCCATGGTCGAAAAAGTTACGACTTTTCCAACCACGAGGCTCAGAAGCCTGCCATGAGAAAAGGGTCGTCTAGAAGGGTGAGTTCTACTTCAGAGAGATCAAATTCCAAGTCACTGGTTTCAGAGAGTTCAAGAACTAATGAGCCTGCCATTGATGAAGTTGCCACCAGAGCTGTGATTTCTATACTTAGTGGTTGTGCAGGCCGGTATATAAAGGATGAAGCTTTCCGGGAAACAATCTGGGAAAAATGCAGTTGTTGTTtggtgagaaagaaaaaggatgagGACAATGAGATCTTTGCAAACTTGGAATTGGGTATTGAAAGCATTAACAAGTTGGTGGAAGATCAATGGTCATCAAATAAGGAATTAAGGAAGAAAACAATAAGGAATTCGATTCGGGTTTTGAGCATTGTTGCTTCCTTAAACTCTAGCAAGTCCAAAAATGGTTCAACATGTGGAACACCCAATTCACATCTCTCTGCTTGTGCTCAGCTCTACTTGGCAATTGCTTACAAGATTGAGAAAAATGACCCGGTTTCGGCTAGGCATTTGCTTCAAGTGTTCTGTGATTCACCGGTTTTAGCCCGAACCCATTTGCTTCCTGATCTTTGGGAGCATTTCTTTCTTCCACATCTTCTTCATGTGAAGATTTGGTATGCCAGGGAAGCTGATGTTCTTTCAAACTCAGAGGACCCTGagagggaaaagaaaatgaaagccaTAACCAAGGTCTATAATGACCAAATGGATATGGGAACTACACAGTTCGCTCTGTACTACAAAGAGTGGCTTAAAGTTGGGGTTGAGGCCCCTCCTCCTGTTCCTCCTAATATACCTTTACCTTCAATATCCAGTTGCAGATCATCAAGAAGGAGATCATCTGATTCTTACACTTCACATTCctcattaaacaaaaattt ATACCGAGCTATATTTGGCCCCACGCTTGAACGAAGATCACTAGACCTCCTCTATGATCGAAATGGAGTTTCGAATGCTACTTGGGGTTTGCATGAGGAGGAGGGAAATCAGTGGGCAGATGAAGATAATTACAGCAATCTCAGTTATGTTCAT AGGGGAGGCAGGACTGGACGAAGGTCATCCAGCCAAAATCATAGAAATCCAAAAACTGAGTTTTGGCCTGAGCCTGAGACACAGAAATCAGACTATTTTGGATTCTTTAGGTGCCAGAATGGACCAACCGAATGCTTGGTGAACAGGAACCTTATTgtcaaaaataattcaatccGGAAAGAAGACAATTCCCATCTTCCTTCAAGCAATTTAAGCAGTGCTATTAGCACTATTTACTCCTCGGATAATCTAATGGATTGTGAAATTGCAATTCGTGTAATTACTAAAGCTTGGTTGGACTCACATGGTGATCCTGTCATTGAAGCTGAGTTAGCAAAGGCACCTGTTATCCAGGGAATGCTGGAGGTGTTGTTTGTTTCCACCGACGATGAAATTTTGGAATTAGTCATATCCGTGTTAGCTGAATTTGTAGCAAGAAATGAGATGAACAGGCATAATATACTGAATTCAGATCCACAGCTTGAAATTTTCATGAGACTTCTTAGAAGTAGTGGTCTATTTTTGAAAGCTGCCATTCTGCTATACCTGTTAAAGCCAAAGGCAAAACAGATGATATCAGTTGATTGGGTGGCACTAGTCCTTCGAGTGCTAGAGTTCGGAGATCAGTTGCAGACCCTATTCAGGGTTCAATGCAGTCCTCAAGTGGCAGCATTGTACCTATTGGACCAGCTTCTTACTGGTTTTGATGAAGACAGAAACTTAGAGAATGCTAGACAGGTGGTTTCTCTAGGGGGGTTGAGCCTTCTAGTGACACAAATTGAGAGAGGGGATACTCATGAGAGGAACAATATTGCTTCCATCATTTCGTGTTGTGTTCGAGCTGATGGAAGCTGTCGAAACTACTTAGCTGATTTTCTCAACAAGGCTTCTCTTCTTGAACTCATTATACTTGGAAATGGCAGTAACTCTACTGGCTCCGCAGTTGCTTTATTGATCGAAATACTCTGCCTTAGTAG ACGAAAGAAGATCAATGAAATCCTTGATGGACTGAAAGAAGGATATGGTGGGTTTAACACAATGCAAATTTTGTTGGTCCATCTCCAAAGAGCTGCACCTGAAGAACGTCCACTAATTGCAGCCATTTTACTACAGCTTGATCTTATG TTCCCATATGGAGTAGCAGTTTTGTTGCAGGGAGACCCTTTCAGGAGCAGTGTATATAGAGAAGAAGCCATTGAAGCAATTATAGCAGCTTTAAATTGTCAAACATGTCATGAAAAAGTCCAGGAAAGATCAGCAAGTGCTCTCTTAATGTTGGGAGGCTGGTTTTCTTACACAGGAGAGGCATCAACAGAACATAGGCTTTTACAACAAGCAGGTTTCAGTTATTGGCCAAGGGCTTCATATCACTTCAAAGAAAATGTTATGGATGGTTTTGTACACTCA AACGAAGATGGAGAAGCAACAGAAAATTGGCAAAGGAAAGCAGCCATTGTCCTATTCAAAAGTGGCAATAAGAAACTATTGGTGGCTCTTTCAGATTCAATAGCAAATGGCATTCCAAGTTTAGCCCGAGCAAGCCTTGTCACCGTTTCATGGATGAGTAGCTTTCTAAGTACAGTTGGAGATGAAAATTTGAGGAACATGGCATGCTCAATTCTTGTGCCTCAGTTGCTAGAATCACTGAATTATGACAAAGATGTAGAGGAAAGAGTACTTGCTTCATACTCATTACTGAGTCTTGCAAAAAGTTCAG CTCATGAGTATGTCCCCATGGTGTCATCACTGGACAAAGAATTGGTCAGCAAACTTAAAAATCTCTCCTTAGTGACATGGACAGCTAATGAGCTTATTTCAATCATCACAAGCAATTAA
- the LOC18781004 gene encoding putative E3 ubiquitin-protein ligase LIN isoform X2, whose product MSSLQELLTDERLELGKKYPKSPKPVKHRERVAPDESIALLPIYICHGRKSYDFSNHEAQKPAMRKGSSRRVSSTSERSNSKSLVSESSRTNEPAIDEVATRAVISILSGCAGRYIKDEAFRETIWEKCSCCLVRKKKDEDNEIFANLELGIESINKLVEDQWSSNKELRKKTIRNSIRVLSIVASLNSSKSKNGSTCGTPNSHLSACAQLYLAIAYKIEKNDPVSARHLLQVFCDSPVLARTHLLPDLWEHFFLPHLLHVKIWYAREADVLSNSEDPEREKKMKAITKVYNDQMDMGTTQFALYYKEWLKVGVEAPPPVPPNIPLPSISSCRSSRRRSSDSYTSHSSLNKNLYRAIFGPTLERRSLDLLYDRNGVSNATWGLHEEEGNQWADEDNYSNLSYVHRGGRTGRRSSSQNHRNPKTEFWPEPETQKSDYFGFFRCQNGPTECLVNRNLIVKNNSIRKEDNSHLPSSNLSSAISTIYSSDNLMDCEIAIRVITKAWLDSHGDPVIEAELAKAPVIQGMLEVLFVSTDDEILELVISVLAEFVARNEMNRHNILNSDPQLEIFMRLLRSSGLFLKAAILLYLLKPKAKQMISVDWVALVLRVLEFGDQLQTLFRVQCSPQVAALYLLDQLLTGFDEDRNLENARQVVSLGGLSLLVTQIERGDTHERNNIASIISCCVRADGSCRNYLADFLNKASLLELIILGNGSNSTGSAVALLIEILCLSRRKKINEILDGLKEGYGGFNTMQILLVHLQRAAPEERPLIAAILLQLDLMGDPFRSSVYREEAIEAIIAALNCQTCHEKVQERSASALLMLGGWFSYTGEASTEHRLLQQAGFSYWPRASYHFKENVMDGFVHSNEDGEATENWQRKAAIVLFKSGNKKLLVALSDSIANGIPSLARASLVTVSWMSSFLSTVGDENLRNMACSILVPQLLESLNYDKDVEERVLASYSLLSLAKSSAHEYVPMVSSLDKELVSKLKNLSLVTWTANELISIITSN is encoded by the exons ATGTCCTCCTTACAAGAATTGCTCACAGATGAAAGACTAGAACTTGGAAAAAAGTAcccaaaaagcccaaaaccaGTGAAACACAGAGAAAGAGTTGCACCAGATGAATCTATAGCTCTGCTGCCTATATACATCTGCCATGGTCGAAAAAGTTACGACTTTTCCAACCACGAGGCTCAGAAGCCTGCCATGAGAAAAGGGTCGTCTAGAAGGGTGAGTTCTACTTCAGAGAGATCAAATTCCAAGTCACTGGTTTCAGAGAGTTCAAGAACTAATGAGCCTGCCATTGATGAAGTTGCCACCAGAGCTGTGATTTCTATACTTAGTGGTTGTGCAGGCCGGTATATAAAGGATGAAGCTTTCCGGGAAACAATCTGGGAAAAATGCAGTTGTTGTTtggtgagaaagaaaaaggatgagGACAATGAGATCTTTGCAAACTTGGAATTGGGTATTGAAAGCATTAACAAGTTGGTGGAAGATCAATGGTCATCAAATAAGGAATTAAGGAAGAAAACAATAAGGAATTCGATTCGGGTTTTGAGCATTGTTGCTTCCTTAAACTCTAGCAAGTCCAAAAATGGTTCAACATGTGGAACACCCAATTCACATCTCTCTGCTTGTGCTCAGCTCTACTTGGCAATTGCTTACAAGATTGAGAAAAATGACCCGGTTTCGGCTAGGCATTTGCTTCAAGTGTTCTGTGATTCACCGGTTTTAGCCCGAACCCATTTGCTTCCTGATCTTTGGGAGCATTTCTTTCTTCCACATCTTCTTCATGTGAAGATTTGGTATGCCAGGGAAGCTGATGTTCTTTCAAACTCAGAGGACCCTGagagggaaaagaaaatgaaagccaTAACCAAGGTCTATAATGACCAAATGGATATGGGAACTACACAGTTCGCTCTGTACTACAAAGAGTGGCTTAAAGTTGGGGTTGAGGCCCCTCCTCCTGTTCCTCCTAATATACCTTTACCTTCAATATCCAGTTGCAGATCATCAAGAAGGAGATCATCTGATTCTTACACTTCACATTCctcattaaacaaaaattt ATACCGAGCTATATTTGGCCCCACGCTTGAACGAAGATCACTAGACCTCCTCTATGATCGAAATGGAGTTTCGAATGCTACTTGGGGTTTGCATGAGGAGGAGGGAAATCAGTGGGCAGATGAAGATAATTACAGCAATCTCAGTTATGTTCAT AGGGGAGGCAGGACTGGACGAAGGTCATCCAGCCAAAATCATAGAAATCCAAAAACTGAGTTTTGGCCTGAGCCTGAGACACAGAAATCAGACTATTTTGGATTCTTTAGGTGCCAGAATGGACCAACCGAATGCTTGGTGAACAGGAACCTTATTgtcaaaaataattcaatccGGAAAGAAGACAATTCCCATCTTCCTTCAAGCAATTTAAGCAGTGCTATTAGCACTATTTACTCCTCGGATAATCTAATGGATTGTGAAATTGCAATTCGTGTAATTACTAAAGCTTGGTTGGACTCACATGGTGATCCTGTCATTGAAGCTGAGTTAGCAAAGGCACCTGTTATCCAGGGAATGCTGGAGGTGTTGTTTGTTTCCACCGACGATGAAATTTTGGAATTAGTCATATCCGTGTTAGCTGAATTTGTAGCAAGAAATGAGATGAACAGGCATAATATACTGAATTCAGATCCACAGCTTGAAATTTTCATGAGACTTCTTAGAAGTAGTGGTCTATTTTTGAAAGCTGCCATTCTGCTATACCTGTTAAAGCCAAAGGCAAAACAGATGATATCAGTTGATTGGGTGGCACTAGTCCTTCGAGTGCTAGAGTTCGGAGATCAGTTGCAGACCCTATTCAGGGTTCAATGCAGTCCTCAAGTGGCAGCATTGTACCTATTGGACCAGCTTCTTACTGGTTTTGATGAAGACAGAAACTTAGAGAATGCTAGACAGGTGGTTTCTCTAGGGGGGTTGAGCCTTCTAGTGACACAAATTGAGAGAGGGGATACTCATGAGAGGAACAATATTGCTTCCATCATTTCGTGTTGTGTTCGAGCTGATGGAAGCTGTCGAAACTACTTAGCTGATTTTCTCAACAAGGCTTCTCTTCTTGAACTCATTATACTTGGAAATGGCAGTAACTCTACTGGCTCCGCAGTTGCTTTATTGATCGAAATACTCTGCCTTAGTAG ACGAAAGAAGATCAATGAAATCCTTGATGGACTGAAAGAAGGATATGGTGGGTTTAACACAATGCAAATTTTGTTGGTCCATCTCCAAAGAGCTGCACCTGAAGAACGTCCACTAATTGCAGCCATTTTACTACAGCTTGATCTTATG GGAGACCCTTTCAGGAGCAGTGTATATAGAGAAGAAGCCATTGAAGCAATTATAGCAGCTTTAAATTGTCAAACATGTCATGAAAAAGTCCAGGAAAGATCAGCAAGTGCTCTCTTAATGTTGGGAGGCTGGTTTTCTTACACAGGAGAGGCATCAACAGAACATAGGCTTTTACAACAAGCAGGTTTCAGTTATTGGCCAAGGGCTTCATATCACTTCAAAGAAAATGTTATGGATGGTTTTGTACACTCA AACGAAGATGGAGAAGCAACAGAAAATTGGCAAAGGAAAGCAGCCATTGTCCTATTCAAAAGTGGCAATAAGAAACTATTGGTGGCTCTTTCAGATTCAATAGCAAATGGCATTCCAAGTTTAGCCCGAGCAAGCCTTGTCACCGTTTCATGGATGAGTAGCTTTCTAAGTACAGTTGGAGATGAAAATTTGAGGAACATGGCATGCTCAATTCTTGTGCCTCAGTTGCTAGAATCACTGAATTATGACAAAGATGTAGAGGAAAGAGTACTTGCTTCATACTCATTACTGAGTCTTGCAAAAAGTTCAG CTCATGAGTATGTCCCCATGGTGTCATCACTGGACAAAGAATTGGTCAGCAAACTTAAAAATCTCTCCTTAGTGACATGGACAGCTAATGAGCTTATTTCAATCATCACAAGCAATTAA